One Brassica napus cultivar Da-Ae chromosome A1, Da-Ae, whole genome shotgun sequence genomic region harbors:
- the LOC106354240 gene encoding probable transcription-associated protein 1 isoform X2 yields the protein MSPIQNFEQHSARLVEPDLPTQTRLEMVVEVRDSLEITHTADYSSFLKCYFKASSLILLKITKPQFVDNLDHKLRNVVLEILNRIPHSEVLRPYVQDLLKVAMQVLTTDNEENGLICIRIIFDLLRNFRPSLENEVQPFLDFVRKIYQNFRLTVSDFLEEVKTEEAKPVEIASPSDQSLSLTTHFRNGKINPSTRSFKIVTESPLVVMFLFQLYSRLVQINIPTLLPLMVAAISVPGPEKVPSRMKHQFIELKGAQIKTVSFLTYLLKSYAEYIRPHEESICKSIVNLLVTCSDSASIRKELLVSLKHVLGTDFKRGLFPLLDTLLEERVLVGTGRACFESLRPLAYSLLAEIVHHVRADLSISQLSRIIYLFSRNMHDSTLSLNIQTTSARLMLNLVEPIFEKGVDQQLMDEARILLGRILDAFVEKFNTFKRTIPQLLDEGEGKNLTTLRSKLELPVQAVLNMQVPAEHSKEVNDCKNLVKTLVMGMKTIIWSITHAHMPRPQGMHPQALASHSSVTQAFKGMREDEVRKASGVLKNGVHCLALFKEKDEEKEMLNLFSQILAIMEPRDLMDMLSLCMPELFECMIDNTQLVQIFAALLQAPKVYKPFADVLINFLVSSKLGVLKNPDSAATKLVLHLFRCLFGAVSKAPSDFERILQPQVPVIMEVCVKNATEVEKPLGYMQLLRTVFRGLAGCKFELLLRDLIPMLLPCLNMLLTMLEGPAAEDMRDLLMELSLTLPARLSSLLPYLPRLMKPLVFCLRGSDELVSLGLRTLEFWVDSLNPDFLEPSMANVISEVILALWSHLRPVPYPWGGKALQIVGKLGGRNRRFLKEPLTLECKDNPEYGLRLIWTFEPSTPFLVPMDKFINLAVAAIMQKTPTTEVNYRKQALKFLHVCLLSQLHLTGNVIDEDQTRKQLSVLLLSSAESSWRRSESTEVKAELGVKTKTQFIAEKSIFKMLLITIISASSDPDLRDADDDFVVNICRHFAIILHGDCTSSYASTSTGRPGGSVISASSRPKNNWSSNLKQLDPLIFLDALVDVLADENRLHAKAALTALNIFAETLLFLARVKHADVLVARGGHSASMVVSSPSTNPVYSPHPSVRIPVFEQLLPRLLHCCYGSTWQAQMGGVLGLGALVGKVNVDILCLFQVKIVRGLFYVQKRLPVYARKEQEETTQVLMQILRVVNNVDEANSDARRQSFQGVVGYLATELFNPNASITVRKNVQNCLALLASRTGSEVSELLETLYQPLLQPLIIRPLRSRTIDQQVGSVTALNFCLALRPPLLKLTPELVSFLQEALQIAEADEGVWAVKLMSPKVLTSLNKLRTACIEILCTAMAWADFRTPSHNELRAKIISMFFKSLTCRTPEIVTVAKEGLRQVINQQRMPKELLQSSLRPILVNLAHTKNLNMPLLQGLARLLELLSNWFNVTLGGKLLEHLKKWLEPEKLAQSQKSWKTGEEPKIAAAIIELFHLLPPAASKFLDELVTLTIDLEAVLPQGQVYSEISSPYRLPLTKFLNRYATLAVDYFLSRLSEPKYFRRFMYIIRSEAGQPLREELAKSPQKILSCAFPEILPKSDALLNVAASSSGDENLVSTQSESSNRTSTKSDIASDAYFQGLYLIKTMVKLIPSWLQSNRTVFDALALLWKSHGRTARLQNEQELNLVQVKESKWLVKCFLNYLRYEKSEMNILFDVLSIFLFHSRIDYDFLREFYIIEVAEEYPSNLKRALVLHFLNLFHSKKLGNDHLVQAMQMLILPMLTYAFQNGQTWEVIDPNIVKTIVEKLLDPPEEVSAEYDEPLRIELLQLATLLLKYLQGELVHHRKELIKFGWNHLKREDSPSKQWAFVNVCHFLDAYQAPEKIILQVFVALLRTYQPENKMLVKQALDILMPALPKRLAFGDSRVPIWIRYTKKILVEEGHSIPNLIHIFQLIVRHSDLFYSCRAQFVPQMVNSLSRLGLPSNTTAENRRLAIDLAGLVVSWERQRQTEIKVVIDGNATSEVADGLHPSSVAVSKLPSDVSSISEDPTRRIKIEGGIQSLCVMSPGGASSLPSIETPGSATQPDEEFKPNAAMEELIINFLIRVAVVIELKDREANTMYKQALDSLSQALEVWPNANVKFNYLEKLLGSMLPSQSDPSTALAQGLDVMNKVLEKQPHLFIKNNINQNFANDIVLTAKMLSSSPTSFAHPFLSSSPPLSPVSPPSRSPRLPPPLVSASCSYTCTEDTPRLHQIPLRSTTATTASLYEILEVPLGATSQDIKSAYRRLARICHPDVAGTDRTTSADEFMKIHAAYCTLSDPEKRSVYDRRMLRRSRPLTASTSGMGSYVGRNWETDQCW from the exons ATGAGTCCGATTCAGAATTTCGAGCAACACTCGGCTCGTCTCGTCGAGCCTGACCTTC CTACTCAGACGAGGCTTGAGATGGTGGTGGAGGTCAGAGACAGCCTAGAGATCACACACACAGCTGACTACTCGAGTTTTCTCAAATGCTACTTCAAAGCATCTTCACTGATTCTCCTCAAGATCACAAAGCCTCAGTTCGTTGATAATCTCGACCACAAGCTGCGCAACGTGGTTCTCGAGATCCTCAACCGTATACCTCACAGCGAGGTCCTCCGTCCCTATGTTCAAGACCTCTTGAAAGTTGCGATGCAGGTGCTCACGACGGATAACGAGGAGAACGGGCTTATATGCATCCGCATAATCTTCGACCTTCTTAGGAACTTTAGGCCCTCGTTGGAGAATGAAGTCCAACCGTTCTTGGATTTTGTTCGCAAGATTTACCAGAACTTCAGATTGACCGTCAGTGATTTTTTGGAGGAGGTTAAAACGGAGGAGGCTAAGCCTGTGGAGATAGCTTCGCCGTCTGATCAGTCGCTGTCTCTTACAACGCATTTCAGGAATGGGAAGATTAACCCGAGTACGCGGTCGTTTAAAATAGTCACGGAGAGCCCTCTCGTTGTTATGTTTCTTTTCCAGCTCTATAGCAGGCTTGTTCAGATCAATATTCCTACCTTGTTGCCCCTGATGGTTGCTGCTATATCTGTCCCTGGACCTGAGAAAGTGCCTTCACGTATGAAGCATCAGTTCATTGAACTGAAGGGTGCTCAGATTAAG ACGGTTTCTTTTTTAACTTACTTGTTAAAAAGTTATGCCGAATATATCAGGCCGCATGAAGAAAGCATATGTAAGAGCATTGTGAATTTGCTTGTCACCTGTTCGGATTCTGCATCTATCAGAAAG GAACTATTAGTCTCACTAAAGCATGTACTTGGAACGGATTTTAAGAGGGGTTTATTTCCCCTTCTTGACACTCTTTTGGAAGAAAG GGTTCTAGTAGGAACAGGGCGAGCATGCTTCGAGTCTTTGAGACCTCTGGCTTACAGCCTACTGGCCGAGATTGTTCACCATGTTCGAGCAGATTTGTCCATTTCTCAG TTATCGCGGATCATCTATTTATTTTCAAGGAACATGCATGATTCGACCCTCTCTCTTAACATCCAAACCACTTCTGCACGACTGATGTTAAATCTG GTGGAACCAATATTTGAGAAAGGTGTTGATCAGCAGTTAATGGATGAGGCGCGGATTTTGTTG GGACGTATCCTGGATGCCTTTGTTGAGAAATTTAATACCTTCAAGCGTACTATTCCTCAG CTTTTAGATGAGGGTGAGGGAAAGAATCTTACCACTTTGAGGTCGAAGCTTGAACTTCCTGTCCAG GCAGTTTTAAATATGCAGGTTCCTGCCGAACATTCCAAAGAAGTGAATGATTGTAAGAATCTGGTGAAGACGCTGGTGATGG GAATGAAGACAATCATATGGAGTATAACCCATGCACATATGCCCCGACCTCAGGGAATGCACCCACAAGCTCTTGCTTCACACTCATCAGTTACTCAGGCTTTTAAAGGAATGCGAGAAGATGAG GTGCGGAAAGCCAGTGGTGTTTTAAAGAATGGTGTCCATTGCTTAGCTCTCTTCAAAGAGAAGGACGAGGAGAAGGAAATGTTAAATCTTTTCTCCCAAATTTTGGCTATTATGGAACCTCGAGATCTAATGGATATGCTCTCTTTATGTATGCCTGAACTTTTTGAGTGCATGATTGACAATACTCAACTGGTTCAAATATTTGCTGCTCTTCTGCAAGCTCCCAAAGTGTACAAGCCATTTGCCGATGTTCTGATTAATTTCCTAGTAAGCAGCAAACTTGGTGTTCTGAAGAATCCAGATTCAGCTGCAACAAAATTAGTTTTGCATCTGTTCCGGTGCCTCTTTGGTGCTGTTTCTAAAGCACCATCTGATTTTGAACGAATATTGCAACCTCAAGTGCCTGTTATTATGGAAGTCTGCGTGAAGAATGCGACTGAAGTTGAAAAGCCTCTTGGTTATATGCAGTTGCTCCGAACTGTTTTCAGAGGACTAGCTGGATGTAAATTCGAGCTTCTTCTTAGAGATCTAATCCCCATGCTGCTACCTTGTCTTAATATGCTTCTGACAATGCTTGAGGGTCCAGCTGCGGAAGACATGAGAGATCTTTTGATGGAGCTTTCTTTGACGCTTCCTGCACGCTTAAGCTCTTTATTGCCATATCTTCCCCGCCTAATGAAGCCTCTTGTATTCTGTTTGAGAGGAAGTGATGAACTTGTGAGCTTGGGGTTACGCACCCTGGAATTCTGGGTGGATAGTCTGAATCCTGACTTTTTGGAGCCAAGTATGGCAAATGTAATATCTGAAGTGATCTTAGCATTATGGTCTCACTTGAGGCCGGTGCCATATCCTTGGGGTGGAAAAGCGTTACAAATCGTGGGAAAATTGGGTGGTCGCAACAGGCGATTTCTGAAAGAACCACTTACACTAGAATGCAAAGATAATCCAGAGTATGGGCTTCGGTTAATTTGGACATTTGAGCCGTCCACTCCATTTCTTGTGCCAATGGACAAATTCATTAATCTTGCTGTAGCAGCTATTATGCAGAAAACCCCGACCACAGAAGTCAACTACAGAAAGCAAGCTTTGAAATTCCTCCACGTTTGCTTGTTGTCTCAGCTTCATTTGACTGGGAATGTCATTGACGAGGATCAGACGCGTAAACAATTATCAGTTTTGTTACTTTCCTCTGCTGAGTCATCTTGGCGCAGGAGTGAATCAACAGAAGTGAAG GCTGAGTTAGGGGTTAAAACAAAGACACAGTTTATCGCTGAGAAGTCAATTTTCAAGATGCTATTGATCACTATAATTTCTGCTAGTTCTGATCCAGATCTCAGGGATGCAGATGATGACTTTGTTGTAAACATATGTCGGCATTTTGCAATTATTTTGCATGGGGATTGTACCTCGTCGTATGCTTCAACTAGTACTGGTCGACCTGGGGGTTCTGTGATTTCAGCAAGTTCCAGGCCCAAGAATAATTGGTCTTCTAACTTAAAACAGCTGGATCCTTTGATATTTTTAGATGCACTTGTTGATGTGCTTGCAGATGAAAACAGGCTTCACGCAAAAGCTGCTCTGACTGCATTAAATATATTTGCTGAAACTCTGCTGTTCCTTGCTCGTGTCAAACATGCTGATGTGCTGGTGGCCAGGGGTGGTCACAGTGCCTCTATGGTTGTCTCCAGTCCTTCTACAAATCCGGTATATTCACCCCATCCAAGTGTGCGAATACCAGTGTTTGAACAACTTTTGCCTCGGTTGTTACATTGCTGTTATGGGAGTACATGGCAAGCACAAATGGGAGGTGTATTGGGGTTAGGTGCATTGGTAGGGAAAGTGAATGTTGACATATTATGCCTTTTCCAAGTAAAAATTGTACGCGGTCTGTTCTACGTTCAAAAGAGACTTCCGGTTTATGCTAGGAAAGAGCAAGAAGAGACAACTCAGGTTCTTATGCAAATTCTAAGAGTGGTTAATAATGTTGACGAAGCAAACAGTGACGCCCGGAGACAAAGCTTTCAAGGTGTTGTAGGATATCTCGCTACTGAACTGTTCAATCCTAATGCATCTATCACAGTGAGAAAAAATGTTCAGAACTGTCTTGCACTTTTGGCTAGCCGGACTGGTAGTGAGGTATCTGAACTGCTTGAGACGTTATACCAACCTTTGCTGCAGCCACTTATAATACGCCCACTTCGATCGAGGACAATTGATCAACAG GTTGGAAGTGTGACAGCTCTGAATTTTTGTTTAGCACTGAGGCCCCCCCTTCTAAAATTGACTCCAGAGTTGGTTAGCTTCTTGCAAGAAGCGTTACAAATAGCTGAGGCTGATGAAGGTGTATGGGCTGTGAAGTTAATGAGTCCCAAAGTACTTACATCACTGAACAAACTTCGAACAGCTTGTATTGAGATTCTGTGCACAGCTATGGCATGGGCTGACTTTCGAACTCCAAGTCACAATGAACTACGTGCAAAGATAATTTCCATGTTTTTCAAGTCGTTAACCTGTCGAACACCAGAAATTGTGACCGTTGCCAAGGAGGGTTTAAGACAG GTTATCAATCAACAACGAATGCCCAAAGAGCTTCTCCAGAGTAGCCTCAGACCAATACTAGTTAATTTGGCACACACAAAGAATCTCAATATGCCTTTACTGCAAGGTCTGGcacgtcttctcgaactactgTCAAATTGGTTCAATGTGACATTAGGAGGTAAGTTGCTGGAGCACCTTAAAAAATGGTTAGAGCCAGAGAAACTTGCACAGTCCCAGAAATCATGGAAAACTGGCGAAGAGCCTAAAATTGCAGCTG CTATTATCGAGCTCTTCCACTTACTTCCACCTGCTGCATCAAAATTTCTGGATGAGCTTGTAACATTAACTATTGACTTAGAAGCAGTTCTTCCTCAAGGGCAAGTGTACAGTGAGATTAGCAGCCCATACCGCCTCCCACTTACCAAGTTCTTGAATCGATATGCAACCCTAGCTGTTGATTATTTTCTTTCCAGATTAAGCGAACCAAAATATTTCCGAAG GTTTATGTATATAATCCGATCAGAAGCTGGCCAACCATTAAGGGAAGAACTAGCAAAATCTCCTCAGAAGATACTTTCGTGTGCCTTTCCTGAAATTTTACCAAAATCTGATGCTTTACTGAATGTGGCAGCTTCATCATCTGGAGATGAAAATCTTGTCTCTACGCAGTCAGAAAGTTCTAACAGGACATCAACAAAATCCGATATAGCATCAGATGCGTATTTTCAGGGTTTATATCTTATCAAGACGATGGTAAAACTGATACCCAGCTGGCTGCAGAGTAACCGTACTGTTTTTGATGCCTTGGCTCTCCTTTGGAAATCACATGGAAGGACAGCTCGTCTGCAGAATGAGCAAGAGCTGAATTTAGTTCAG GTTAAAGAGAGCAAATGGCTTGTCAAGTGCTTCCTCAATTATCTACgatatgaaaaatctgaaatGAACATTCTTTTCGATGTTCTCTCTATTTTCTTGTTCCATAGTCGTATTGACTACGACTTTTTGAGGGAGTTTTACATAATTGAG GTTGCAGAAGAATATCCGTCCAACCTGAAAAGAGcacttgttttgcattttttaaaCCTTTTTCATTCTAAGAAACTCGGCAATGATCATCTAGTTCAGGCAATGCAAATGCTCATTCTTCCAATGCTTACATATGCCTTCCAAAACGGCCAAACTTGGGAAGTTATTGACCCTAATATAGTGAAGACCATTGTTGAGAAGCTTCTTGATCCACCTGAAGAG GTTTCTGCTGAGTATGACGAACCTTTGAGGATCGAACTTTTGCAGTTAGCTACTTTGCTTCTGAAATATCTTCAGGGTGAGCTGGTTCATCATCGAAAAGAGCTTATCAAGTTTGGATGGAATCACCTCAAACGGGAAGATAGTCCCAGTAAACAGTGGGCATTTGTTAATGTTTGCCACTTCTTGGATGCGTATCAGGCTCCGGAGAAAATCATTCTGCAG GTTTTTGTTGCGCTTCTTAGGACATACCAGCCGGAGAATAAGATGCTAGTTAAGCAAGCCCTGGATATTCTAATGCCAGCATTACCTAAAAGGCTTGCGTTTGGAGATTCAAGAGTGCCTATTTGGATAAGATATACCAAAAAAATTTTGGTGGAGGAGGGTCACTCAATTCCAAATTTGATCCATATCTTCCAACTCATTGTTCGGCACTCGGATCTGTTTTACAGTTGTAGAGCACAGTTTGTACCTCAGATGGTGAATTCCTTGAGTCGCTTAGGTTTACCATCTAACACTACAGCAGAAAATAGGCGGCTCGCAATCGATCTTGCTGGACTGGTTGTTAGCTGGGAAAGGCAAAGACAGACTGAAATCAAAGTGGTTATTGATGGCAATGCAACCAGTGAGGTTGCTGATGGGTTACATCCTTCATCCGTAGCTGTTTCTAAGCTTCCGTCAGATGTATCTTCCATATCTGAAGACCCAACTAGACGAATTAAAATTGAAGGTGGTATCCAGTCATTGTGTGTTATGTCACCTGGTGGTGCATCATCACTGCCCAGTATAGAAACTCCTGGATCTGCTACCCAGCCTGATGAGGAATTCAAGCCAAATGCTGCTATGGAAGAACTAATAATCAATTTTCTTATAAGA GTAGCAGTGGTCATTGAGCTTAAGGACAGGGAAGCCAACACTATGTACAAACAAGCTTTAGATTCTCTTTCACAAGCTTTGGAAGTTTGGCCAAATGCAAACGTCAAGTTTAACTATTTAGAAAAGCTGTTAGGCAGCATGCTACCGTCTCAGTCAGATCCGTCCACAGCACTTGCTCAGGGCTTGGATGTCATGAACAAAGTTCTGGAGAAGCAGCCGCATCTTTTCATTAAGAACAACATCAACCAA AACTTCGCAAACGACATCGTTTTAACAGCAAAgatgctttcttcttctccaacttCCTTCGCTCATCCCTTCCTCTCCTCTTCTCCGCCTCTCTCCCCCGTATCTCCACCGTCTCGCTCACCTCGTCTCCCGCCTCCTCTCGTCTCCGCCTCTTGCTCCTACACCTGCACGGAGGACACCCCGCGGTTACACCAGATCCCGCTTCGATCGACGACGGCGACGACAGCTTCTCTATACGAGATTCTGGAGGTTCCTCTCGGCGCGACGAGCCAGGACATCAAATCGGCGTACCGGAGACTGGCCAGGATCTGCCATCCAGACGTGGCGGGAACCGATCGGACGACGTCGGCTGATGAGTTCATGAAGATCCACGCGGCGTACTGTACGCTTTCCGATCCTGAGAAACGATCTGTCTACGATCGGAGGATGCTTCGCCGGAGCCGTCCTTTGACCGCTAGCACGTCCGGGATGGGTAGTTACGTTGGCCGGAACTGGGAAACCGATCAGTGCTGGTAG